A portion of the Burkholderia pseudomultivorans genome contains these proteins:
- a CDS encoding type II toxin-antitoxin system HigB family toxin yields the protein MRIVAKRTLLTFIERHAQSEQPLLAWHAEASKAVWKTPQDIKNQYASASFVGKNRVVFNIKGNDFRLIVAVAYQIGVVYVKFVGTHAEYDKVDAATVEME from the coding sequence ATGCGAATCGTTGCCAAAAGAACCCTCCTGACCTTCATCGAGCGCCACGCGCAATCCGAGCAGCCGCTGCTCGCGTGGCACGCCGAAGCGTCGAAGGCGGTCTGGAAGACCCCGCAGGACATCAAGAACCAGTACGCCAGCGCGAGCTTCGTCGGCAAGAACCGCGTGGTGTTCAATATCAAGGGCAACGACTTCCGATTGATCGTCGCAGTGGCGTACCAGATCGGCGTGGTGTACGTGAAGTTTGTCGGCACGCACGCGGAATACGACAAAGTGGACGCCGCGACCGTGGAAATGGAGTAA
- a CDS encoding acetyl-CoA C-acetyltransferase — MTDVVIVSAARTAVGKFGGSLAKIAAPELGATVVRAVLERAGVKPEQVSEVILGQVLTAGSGQNPARQSLIKAGLPSAVPGMTINKVCGSGLKAVMLAANAIVAGDADIVIAGGQENMSAAPHVLPGSRDGFRMGDAKLVDTMIVDGLWDVYNQYHMGITAENVAKEYGITREEQDAFAALSQNKAEAAQKAGRFDDEIVPVSIPQRKGEPLQFKTDEFVRHGVTAESLAGLKPAFAKDGTVTAANASGINDGAAAVLVMSARRAEALGLTPLARIKAYANAGVDPSVMGMGPVPASRRCLERAGWTPGDLDLMEINEAFAAQALAVHKQMGWDTSKVNVNGGAIAIGHPIGASGCRILVTLLHEMVKRDAKRGLASLCIGGGMGVALAVERP; from the coding sequence ATGACGGACGTAGTGATCGTATCGGCCGCGCGGACCGCGGTCGGCAAATTCGGCGGTTCGCTGGCGAAGATCGCGGCACCGGAGCTGGGCGCGACGGTGGTTCGCGCGGTGCTGGAGCGTGCGGGCGTGAAGCCCGAGCAGGTGAGCGAAGTGATCCTGGGCCAGGTGCTGACGGCGGGCTCGGGCCAGAATCCGGCGCGCCAGTCGCTGATCAAGGCCGGGCTGCCGAGCGCGGTGCCGGGGATGACGATCAACAAGGTGTGCGGCTCGGGCCTGAAGGCGGTGATGCTGGCGGCCAACGCGATCGTCGCGGGCGACGCGGACATCGTGATCGCGGGCGGCCAGGAGAACATGAGCGCGGCGCCGCACGTGCTGCCGGGCTCGCGCGACGGCTTCCGGATGGGCGACGCGAAGCTGGTCGACACGATGATCGTCGACGGGCTGTGGGATGTGTACAACCAGTACCACATGGGGATCACGGCGGAGAACGTCGCGAAGGAATACGGGATCACGCGCGAAGAGCAGGACGCGTTCGCGGCGCTGTCGCAGAACAAGGCCGAGGCCGCGCAAAAGGCGGGCCGCTTCGACGACGAGATCGTGCCGGTGTCGATCCCGCAGCGCAAGGGCGAGCCGCTGCAGTTCAAGACGGACGAGTTCGTGCGTCACGGCGTGACGGCGGAGTCGCTCGCGGGCCTGAAGCCGGCGTTCGCGAAGGACGGCACGGTGACGGCGGCCAACGCGTCGGGGATCAACGACGGCGCGGCGGCGGTGCTGGTGATGTCGGCCAGGCGCGCCGAGGCGCTGGGGCTGACGCCGCTCGCGCGGATCAAGGCCTACGCGAACGCGGGCGTCGATCCGAGCGTGATGGGCATGGGTCCGGTGCCGGCATCGCGCCGCTGCCTGGAGCGTGCGGGCTGGACGCCGGGCGACCTGGACCTGATGGAGATCAACGAGGCGTTCGCGGCGCAGGCGCTGGCGGTGCACAAGCAGATGGGCTGGGACACGTCGAAGGTGAACGTGAACGGCGGGGCGATCGCGATCGGCCATCCGATCGGCGCGTCGGGCTGCCGGATCCTGGTGACGCTGCTGCACGAGATGGTCAAGCGCGATGCGAAGCGCGGGCTGGCGTCGCTGTGCATCGGCGGCGGGATGGGCGTCGCGCTCGCGGTCGAGCGTCCGTAA
- a CDS encoding lysozyme inhibitor LprI family protein — translation MRGIRLASMVGLAGRAAMFVLGIGVAGPGFAMDCAKATQAIEKRICGNAGLRAADTRMNAAYADVLKIAPDAAVHDMLVRSQRRWLAARNNRLDADYEGRPLAVAEVRKMIDQRTAELADRSDKGLIARAQAERRWLAKYTGGPLTGFDASCDFIPLDASGSHVSYACFGAVHVQHRARVCSQSEDWATGAVYQYRAVSAADGGKVRPVAFCEAQAHAQACDNGGARSGWTRAEASDADSHAPTPAAGLPQLDAEMWPIGDGDDAVWFERCLTAATFP, via the coding sequence ATGCGAGGGATTCGATTGGCGTCGATGGTGGGGCTGGCCGGGCGGGCAGCGATGTTCGTGCTGGGTATCGGTGTCGCCGGGCCGGGTTTTGCGATGGACTGCGCGAAGGCCACGCAGGCGATCGAAAAGCGCATCTGCGGCAATGCCGGATTGCGGGCAGCCGATACGCGGATGAATGCCGCCTATGCGGACGTGCTGAAGATTGCGCCGGACGCCGCCGTTCACGACATGCTGGTGCGCAGCCAGCGCCGCTGGCTCGCGGCGCGCAACAATCGTCTCGACGCCGATTACGAAGGCCGTCCGCTGGCTGTCGCCGAAGTGCGCAAGATGATCGATCAGCGGACCGCCGAACTGGCCGATCGCTCCGACAAAGGATTGATCGCGCGCGCCCAGGCCGAGCGCCGGTGGCTGGCGAAATATACCGGCGGCCCGCTGACGGGCTTCGACGCGAGCTGCGATTTCATTCCGCTCGACGCCAGCGGCTCCCATGTTTCGTATGCGTGCTTCGGCGCGGTGCACGTGCAGCATCGCGCACGCGTCTGCAGCCAGAGCGAGGACTGGGCGACCGGTGCGGTCTACCAGTATCGCGCGGTCAGTGCGGCCGATGGCGGGAAGGTGCGCCCGGTTGCGTTCTGCGAGGCGCAGGCGCATGCGCAGGCGTGCGATAACGGAGGGGCACGGTCGGGTTGGACGCGTGCGGAGGCGTCCGATGCGGACAGCCATGCCCCCACGCCGGCGGCCGGCTTGCCGCAGCTCGATGCGGAAATGTGGCCGATCGGCGACGGGGACGATGCGGTGTGGTTCGAGCGGTGCCTGACGGCGGCGACGTTTCCGTGA
- a CDS encoding 3-ketoacyl-ACP reductase — MSQRIAYVTGGMGGIGTSICQRLSKDGFKVVAGCGPNSPRRVKWLEDQKALGYDFIASEGNVGDWDSTKAAFDKVKAEVGEIDVLVNNAGITRDVVFRKMTHEDWTAVIDTNLTSLFNVTKQVIDGMVERGWGRIINISSVNGQKGQFGQTNYSTAKAGIHGFTMSLAQEVATKGVTVNTVSPGYIGTDMVKAIRPDVLEKIVATIPVRRLGGPDEIGSIVAWLASNDSGFATGADFSLNGGLHMG; from the coding sequence ATGTCTCAGCGAATTGCTTACGTAACGGGCGGGATGGGCGGCATCGGCACCAGCATTTGCCAGCGCCTGTCGAAAGACGGCTTCAAGGTGGTGGCAGGCTGCGGCCCGAACTCGCCGCGTCGCGTGAAGTGGCTCGAGGACCAGAAGGCGCTCGGCTACGATTTCATCGCGTCGGAAGGCAACGTCGGCGACTGGGACTCGACCAAGGCGGCGTTCGACAAGGTCAAGGCCGAAGTCGGCGAAATCGACGTGCTGGTCAACAACGCGGGCATCACGCGCGACGTCGTGTTCCGCAAGATGACGCATGAAGACTGGACTGCCGTCATCGATACCAACCTGACGAGCCTGTTCAACGTGACGAAACAGGTGATCGACGGGATGGTCGAGCGTGGCTGGGGCCGCATCATCAACATCTCGTCGGTGAACGGTCAGAAGGGGCAATTCGGCCAGACCAACTACTCGACCGCGAAGGCCGGTATCCACGGCTTCACGATGTCGCTCGCGCAGGAAGTCGCGACGAAGGGCGTGACGGTCAACACCGTGTCGCCGGGCTACATCGGCACCGACATGGTGAAGGCGATCCGTCCGGACGTGCTCGAGAAGATCGTCGCGACGATCCCGGTGCGCCGCCTCGGCGGGCCGGACGAAATCGGCTCGATCGTCGCGTGGCTCGCGTCGAACGATTCCGGCTTCGCGACGGGTGCCGACTTCTCGCTGAACGGCGGCCTGCACATGGGCTGA
- the phaR gene encoding polyhydroxyalkanoate synthesis repressor PhaR, translating to MTTTKKTAERLIKKYPNRRLYDTETSTYITLTDVKQLVLDQEDFKVVDAKSNEDLTRSILLQIILEEESGGVPMFSSSMLSQIIRFYGHAMQGMMGTYLEKNIQAFIDIQHKLADQSKNLYDNNAMNPEIWSQFMNMQAPMMQGMMTSYIEQSKNMFVQMQEQMQNQAKSMFSTFPFKQPGASEPEKK from the coding sequence ATGACTACTACAAAGAAGACGGCCGAACGGCTCATCAAGAAGTATCCGAACCGCCGGCTCTACGATACCGAGACGAGCACGTACATCACGCTTACCGACGTGAAGCAACTCGTGCTGGACCAGGAGGATTTCAAGGTCGTCGATGCGAAATCCAATGAAGACCTGACGCGCAGCATCCTGCTGCAGATCATTCTCGAAGAGGAAAGCGGCGGCGTGCCGATGTTCTCGTCGTCGATGCTGTCGCAGATCATCCGCTTCTACGGCCATGCGATGCAGGGCATGATGGGTACGTACCTGGAAAAGAACATCCAGGCGTTCATCGACATCCAGCACAAGCTCGCGGATCAGTCGAAGAACCTGTACGACAACAACGCGATGAACCCGGAGATCTGGTCGCAGTTCATGAACATGCAGGCGCCGATGATGCAAGGGATGATGACCAGCTACATCGAGCAGTCGAAGAACATGTTCGTGCAGATGCAGGAGCAGATGCAGAACCAGGCGAAGTCGATGTTCAGCACGTTCCCGTTCAAGCAGCCGGGCGCGTCGGAACCCGAGAAGAAGTAG
- a CDS encoding helix-turn-helix domain-containing protein, whose translation MDIQPIRTEADYDAALKAVSALVDADPAPGTLDGDRLEILAILVEKYEAEHFPMSAPTPIEAIRFRMEQAGLTVPDMQPYIGNSNRVYEVLSGRRALSLNMIRKLHDGLHIPADVLIGRA comes from the coding sequence ATGGACATTCAACCGATTCGAACCGAGGCAGATTACGACGCCGCCCTGAAGGCGGTGTCTGCACTCGTCGACGCCGATCCGGCGCCCGGTACGCTGGACGGAGATCGGCTTGAAATTCTCGCGATCCTCGTCGAGAAGTACGAGGCCGAGCATTTCCCGATGTCGGCGCCGACGCCGATCGAAGCTATCCGGTTTCGAATGGAGCAGGCTGGCCTGACGGTGCCCGACATGCAGCCGTATATCGGGAACAGCAACCGCGTGTACGAGGTGCTGTCCGGCCGGCGTGCGTTGAGCCTCAACATGATCCGCAAACTGCATGACGGGCTGCATATTCCGGCTGACGTGCTGATAGGGCGCGCTTGA